The following proteins are encoded in a genomic region of Aquella oligotrophica:
- a CDS encoding glycosyltransferase WbsX family protein produces the protein MQYFEYLKGVTQNRDDQYYVEFVKRLPYNFKPNDVKLIAFYLPQFHSFIENDTWWGKGFTEWTNVSKAIPQFENHYQPRLPGELGYYNLLTDGVIERQVDLAKQYGIYGFCFHFYIFDDRKRLLEKPLNKFLESKDLDMPFCLCYANENWTKRWDGLDHEILQKQSYSSTYVHDLVYELKPYLADERYIRINDKPLVIIYRISLLPDVESFVKSFRELCLEKNIGEVYLTAVLTGDGIDARKFGFDDNLEFPPHKVLQKEITGDQVMYNDIYNGTIFDYPQIVVNELDKSIDFPRMRGVMPSWDNEARKPGRGHTYHGSNPELYKLWLAGVCNKTKEERCEEQRFVFINAWNEWAEGAYLEPDRRYGYAYLEATYQALSVNLTPEEALLQVKQNILEQENKTKVSKIDLFPDGSYMQLFYYQNNTINLKDSQHYYFTDNLKAQYEFDLSSIPNIDHLRLDLTNFPVKANIINVRLVDQHGKYHDIKPCYNNADNISGSVYLFLHNDPILVYYVTEYGNNFSRLLVYVELTVIKNSEILHYKTEILQEKIQEIDVLNIQVAEKSQIVKAKQEYIDELHNSLSWKLTAPLRKIKSLLSRII, from the coding sequence TTTTTATTTACCACAGTTTCATTCTTTTATAGAAAATGATACTTGGTGGGGGAAAGGTTTCACCGAGTGGACAAATGTATCCAAGGCTATTCCTCAATTTGAAAATCATTATCAACCACGTCTGCCGGGAGAACTAGGTTACTATAATCTTTTAACCGATGGCGTTATAGAGCGCCAAGTTGATCTAGCTAAACAATATGGCATTTATGGTTTTTGCTTTCATTTTTATATATTTGATGATCGTAAACGCTTGCTTGAAAAGCCATTAAATAAATTTCTTGAGTCTAAAGATCTCGATATGCCTTTTTGCCTTTGTTATGCAAATGAAAACTGGACTAAACGTTGGGATGGGTTGGATCATGAAATATTACAAAAGCAATCATATTCGTCCACTTATGTTCATGATTTAGTTTATGAGTTAAAACCTTATTTGGCTGATGAGCGCTATATACGAATAAATGATAAACCATTAGTAATTATTTATCGTATTTCTCTACTTCCTGATGTTGAGAGTTTTGTCAAGTCATTCCGCGAGCTATGTTTAGAAAAAAATATTGGAGAAGTTTACTTGACCGCAGTGCTCACTGGGGATGGTATTGATGCCAGAAAATTTGGCTTTGATGATAATCTTGAGTTTCCGCCGCATAAGGTACTACAAAAAGAAATTACTGGAGATCAAGTCATGTATAATGATATCTATAATGGCACAATATTTGATTATCCACAAATAGTAGTTAATGAATTGGATAAATCAATAGATTTTCCTCGTATGCGAGGAGTTATGCCATCATGGGATAATGAGGCTCGTAAACCTGGACGAGGGCATACTTATCACGGCTCCAATCCTGAGCTATATAAATTATGGTTGGCTGGGGTTTGTAATAAAACCAAAGAAGAGCGCTGTGAGGAACAGAGATTTGTATTTATAAATGCGTGGAATGAGTGGGCAGAGGGAGCATACCTTGAGCCAGATCGTCGTTATGGTTATGCTTATTTGGAGGCAACTTATCAGGCGTTGTCGGTTAATTTAACCCCGGAAGAGGCTTTACTTCAGGTAAAACAAAATATTTTGGAACAAGAGAATAAAACCAAAGTATCCAAAATTGATTTATTCCCGGATGGCTCATATATGCAGTTATTCTATTATCAAAATAATACAATTAACCTAAAAGATAGTCAACATTATTATTTTACTGATAATCTCAAAGCACAATATGAATTTGATTTATCCAGTATTCCAAATATCGATCATTTACGGCTTGATTTAACTAATTTTCCAGTTAAGGCTAATATCATTAACGTTCGGCTGGTTGATCAGCATGGGAAGTATCATGATATTAAACCATGCTACAATAATGCTGATAATATTTCTGGAAGCGTGTATTTATTTCTTCATAATGATCCAATTCTAGTTTATTATGTAACAGAGTATGGGAATAACTTTTCACGTTTATTGGTTTACGTTGAATTAACTGTAATAAAAAATTCTGAAATACTGCATTATAAGACAGAAATATTGCAGGAAAAAATACAAGAAATAGATGTATTAAACATCCAAGTAGCTGAAAAGAGTCAAATAGTTAAAGCTAAACAAGAATATATTGATGAATTACATAATTCTTTAAGCTGGAAACTTACAGCTCCACTTCGCAAAATTAAATCTTTATTATCCAGAATAATCTAA
- a CDS encoding glycosyltransferase family 25 protein: MTKAMLHTIRKYIAHIYRFIKTPNKQQSIEKLKNLINEKGIVSGIQSYLDYLHMEEKIYEESLLFQKNSGSVVILTTLHCLYIANLIKHNLSNIGIEADIILRKPENGYSYKLHYVICPQIFDELPEFYIAFQLEQSVNSRWFTDKYFELLNSAKAIFDYSLINVDFLLANKIPFSKVYYLPIYYFNNYSTYLNLANSVEEEYDVVFYGDPNNSRRQYFLEMIQQYYSVKIVKEVFGVELYKELLKAKIIINIHYYEGALLETTRLYESLALDRLIISEKSVDQMYHQELEEIIDFVEIGDAAKMVDKIGFWLKNEQLRHEKIAANKEKLTKLQNQFTFYFYRYLLSVDLITFDEFWQHCGNQIIFDKNFYCLSLPESLARRKDFIKDNKYGAQIYNGLRHNLGWVGCGLSFKSLIKRAKEQNLEYVIICEDDVEFYSDFADKLKQILGYLNTHDNWGVFSGLLADLHPDTKILEIDEHDGIEYIFINKLISMVFNIYHKSVFDIILNWDERLRDPHTNTIDKFIESYDIKVITTLPYLVGHKESLDSTIWGFQNTQYNELITKSITALQQKVSDYKLVNNK; the protein is encoded by the coding sequence ATGACTAAGGCTATGTTGCATACAATAAGAAAGTATATTGCACATATTTATCGATTTATAAAAACTCCCAATAAACAGCAGAGCATAGAAAAATTAAAAAATTTAATTAATGAAAAAGGTATTGTTTCAGGGATTCAAAGTTATTTGGATTACCTGCACATGGAAGAAAAAATTTATGAAGAGAGCTTGTTATTTCAGAAAAATTCTGGTTCTGTAGTAATACTTACCACATTACATTGTTTATATATTGCGAATTTAATAAAGCATAATTTAAGTAATATTGGTATAGAAGCTGATATTATTCTCAGAAAGCCTGAAAATGGCTATAGTTATAAATTACATTATGTTATTTGCCCGCAAATTTTTGATGAACTTCCTGAATTTTATATTGCTTTCCAGTTGGAGCAATCAGTTAACTCAAGATGGTTCACAGATAAATATTTTGAGCTATTAAATTCAGCAAAAGCTATATTTGATTATTCATTAATAAATGTGGATTTCTTATTGGCTAATAAAATACCATTTAGTAAAGTATACTATCTCCCGATTTATTATTTTAATAATTATTCCACTTACCTTAATTTAGCGAACTCAGTTGAAGAAGAGTATGATGTTGTATTTTATGGCGACCCTAATAATTCTCGCCGCCAATATTTTCTTGAAATGATTCAGCAGTATTATTCTGTTAAAATAGTAAAAGAAGTATTTGGGGTAGAGTTGTATAAGGAACTATTAAAAGCAAAGATTATTATTAATATTCATTACTATGAAGGTGCATTACTTGAAACAACTAGGCTTTATGAAAGCCTCGCCCTAGATCGGCTGATCATTTCAGAAAAAAGTGTTGATCAGATGTATCATCAGGAACTTGAAGAAATTATTGATTTTGTTGAGATTGGCGATGCTGCTAAAATGGTTGATAAAATTGGTTTTTGGCTGAAGAATGAGCAATTGAGGCACGAAAAAATAGCTGCTAATAAAGAAAAATTAACTAAGCTCCAAAATCAGTTTACATTCTATTTTTATCGCTATTTATTAAGTGTTGATTTGATTACATTTGATGAGTTCTGGCAGCATTGTGGTAATCAAATTATTTTTGATAAGAACTTTTATTGTTTAAGTTTACCCGAATCTTTAGCGCGGAGAAAAGATTTTATTAAAGATAATAAATATGGGGCGCAAATATATAATGGATTACGACATAATTTAGGCTGGGTAGGTTGTGGTTTAAGCTTTAAATCATTAATTAAGCGAGCCAAGGAGCAAAATCTTGAATATGTTATTATTTGTGAAGATGATGTAGAGTTCTACAGTGATTTTGCAGATAAATTAAAGCAAATTTTGGGATATCTAAATACTCATGACAATTGGGGGGTTTTTTCTGGATTACTTGCAGATTTACACCCGGATACTAAAATCCTAGAGATTGATGAACACGATGGAATAGAGTATATTTTTATCAATAAACTCATTAGTATGGTATTTAATATTTATCATAAATCTGTGTTTGATATTATTTTAAACTGGGATGAAAGATTGAGGGATCCCCATACTAATACTATAGATAAATTTATTGAAAGCTATGATATTAAAGTAATTACGACTTTACCATATCTCGTTGGTCATAAAGAAAGCCTTGATTCAACCATATGGGGGTTTCAAAACACACAGTATAATGAATTAATAACCAAAAGTATAACTGCCTTGCAGCAAAAAGTATCTGATTATAAGTTAGTTAACAATAAATAA
- a CDS encoding glycosyltransferase, whose amino-acid sequence MCVISVIVPVYNTENYLRRCLDSLVNQTLADIEIIVVNDSSPDYSQQIIDEYVSNYPKQVKSFIKPNGGLSSTRNFGVTKACGNYISFVDSDDWVDFNLYQIMYAAAIKDNCDIVCCDFIEKYSGFELIRSVIPENNYGNRYIGNVIACNKIYRRQFWQENGFNFFHGIYHEDLELIPRVLLASQKTGYINSSYYYYEKTNSSAITSGNILHIEVFPLICERLVQFNSNHNSEFEVFIADLAYIYIMQNKDSTQSQQFFLLHKKLFRLKVTLKLKRKIMIILLRFNFKLFHKLNQYVGSR is encoded by the coding sequence ATGTGTGTAATTTCAGTAATAGTCCCCGTATATAACACAGAAAACTATTTAAGAAGGTGTCTTGATTCGTTAGTAAACCAAACACTAGCAGATATTGAGATAATAGTAGTTAATGATTCAAGTCCTGATTATAGTCAACAAATTATTGATGAATATGTTTCTAATTATCCCAAACAAGTAAAATCTTTTATTAAACCAAATGGGGGGTTAAGTTCTACCAGAAACTTTGGAGTTACTAAAGCTTGTGGTAACTACATCTCTTTTGTTGATAGTGACGATTGGGTGGATTTTAATTTATATCAAATAATGTACGCTGCTGCTATTAAAGACAACTGTGATATAGTTTGCTGTGACTTTATTGAGAAATATTCAGGCTTTGAGCTTATTCGTTCAGTTATTCCTGAAAATAATTATGGTAATCGTTATATTGGTAATGTTATTGCCTGTAATAAAATATATAGACGACAGTTTTGGCAAGAGAACGGATTTAATTTTTTTCATGGTATTTATCATGAAGACTTAGAGCTTATCCCAAGAGTATTATTGGCAAGCCAGAAGACAGGGTATATTAATTCAAGTTATTACTATTATGAAAAAACAAATTCATCTGCAATTACTAGTGGAAATATTTTGCATATTGAGGTTTTTCCATTAATTTGTGAGCGACTAGTTCAGTTTAATTCTAATCATAACAGTGAATTTGAGGTTTTTATTGCGGATCTTGCTTATATATATATTATGCAAAATAAAGACTCTACACAATCACAGCAGTTTTTCTTGCTACACAAGAAATTATTTAGGCTCAAAGTTACTTTGAAGCTCAAACGGAAAATAATGATTATATTACTTAGATTTAATTTTAAGCTCTTTCATAAGCTAAATCAGTATGTGGGATCAAGGTGA
- a CDS encoding glycosyltransferase family 4 protein, whose protein sequence is MSKRLLVVCPFACYPSTHGGKLDIYNSLIQLASVELNICVDLLYCDYEKQSSAADSHLKKYAGINEIHFLQIKKNKFLSLLYLFYYKPNYSMLYRCLADFKPEQQYDYILIHGFHADSILENVNLTSARFFYRMHNYEYAYSMQKIPLEKNLLMKLLRLYDNLKIKFREKWLIAKTEKVLCISSEEYKFFSASYGKKIYFLPTYLDTSKFVSFKNSNKPHPIVLFVGNLFTLYNKEALIWYLENIHGRIKSSISDYKFIIAGSTAGSDTKWLQDIIQKDKHINVYFNVEDMAAIYQMAKVFVNPMQNGAGVKLKTLDGIINGIPVVSTTVGASGTGLSHRAHCLIADSINEFCNAVILLLQDASLARSLVDNGQQYLKEKFCSLAILDTIYD, encoded by the coding sequence GTGAGTAAACGGTTGCTTGTAGTATGTCCATTTGCTTGTTATCCTTCAACTCATGGTGGTAAGCTGGATATTTATAATTCATTAATTCAGCTTGCTTCTGTGGAATTAAATATATGTGTTGATTTACTGTATTGCGATTATGAGAAGCAATCGTCCGCTGCTGATTCACATTTAAAAAAATATGCAGGAATAAATGAAATTCACTTTCTGCAAATAAAAAAGAATAAGTTCCTAAGCCTGCTATATTTATTCTATTATAAGCCAAATTACTCCATGCTTTATCGTTGTTTAGCAGATTTTAAACCAGAACAACAATATGATTATATTTTAATTCATGGGTTTCATGCTGACTCAATCTTAGAAAATGTTAATTTAACTAGTGCCCGATTCTTTTATAGAATGCATAATTATGAATATGCATATTCAATGCAAAAAATCCCCCTTGAAAAAAATCTCTTGATGAAGCTATTAAGGTTATATGATAATTTAAAAATTAAATTTCGTGAAAAGTGGCTAATAGCTAAAACGGAAAAGGTCTTATGTATATCCTCTGAAGAATATAAATTTTTCTCAGCTAGTTATGGAAAAAAAATATATTTCCTACCTACCTATCTGGATACTAGTAAGTTTGTTTCATTTAAAAATAGCAATAAGCCTCATCCGATAGTGTTATTTGTCGGTAATCTCTTTACGCTATATAATAAAGAAGCTCTGATTTGGTATTTAGAGAATATTCATGGGCGTATTAAGTCTTCTATAAGCGATTATAAATTTATAATTGCTGGCAGTACTGCTGGAAGTGATACAAAATGGTTGCAAGATATTATTCAAAAAGATAAACACATAAATGTTTATTTTAATGTGGAGGATATGGCAGCAATTTACCAGATGGCAAAAGTTTTTGTTAATCCTATGCAAAATGGTGCAGGGGTTAAATTAAAAACTTTGGATGGCATAATTAATGGTATTCCGGTGGTTTCTACAACTGTAGGTGCTAGTGGTACAGGGCTATCTCATCGTGCGCATTGTCTTATTGCTGATTCGATTAATGAATTTTGTAATGCTGTTATTTTACTTCTGCAAGATGCAAGCTTGGCACGATCTTTGGTAGATAACGGACAACAGTATTTAAAAGAGAAATTTTGCAGTTTGGCTATTTTGGATACCATTTATGACTGA
- a CDS encoding glycosyltransferase family 4 protein, giving the protein MTEGRFTFYLNMRFLTQRITGVQRFAYEITKELDKLLVCYPEIKLIGLLPNTPVYSGYDLASYQNIKLEKYGKLSGHLWEQLGLPWYSRGNPLINLCNSSPIFKSNKYLVLHDAIFMTKLDSQKWWFKLWYRLQMVSNKLSCKKWYTVSHFSQCEIARLLRVSPDKITVLGNAPSLSSCKSSVNNFKIGNQLKGKKFFLMIGSNSKRKNIELVARQFADNPLLSEIKLVIVGGVFSNLGGVRLPDAENIIHLGYVADSELVNLYQNALGLIFPSLYEGFGIPVVEAMGLGCPVIVSNIPVMREICGEAGLYFNPENADGLVNHLLHLQSDAYYSSQAIKVIQQSYNYKWAKFAKIMLDSIITLKETNESSNSS; this is encoded by the coding sequence ATGACTGAAGGAAGGTTCACTTTTTATCTCAATATGCGCTTTCTTACTCAGCGAATTACTGGAGTCCAGCGCTTTGCTTATGAAATTACTAAGGAGTTAGATAAGTTACTAGTATGTTATCCCGAAATTAAGCTTATTGGTTTACTGCCAAATACTCCTGTTTATAGTGGATATGATCTAGCCAGCTATCAAAATATAAAACTAGAGAAATATGGTAAGCTATCTGGACATTTATGGGAGCAGCTTGGGTTACCTTGGTATTCTCGTGGTAATCCGCTAATAAATTTATGTAACTCCTCACCTATTTTTAAGTCAAATAAATATCTTGTATTACATGATGCCATATTTATGACTAAGCTTGATAGTCAAAAGTGGTGGTTTAAGCTATGGTATCGGCTGCAAATGGTTAGCAATAAGCTAAGCTGTAAAAAATGGTATACTGTTTCTCATTTTTCGCAATGTGAAATTGCGAGGCTCTTAAGAGTTAGTCCAGATAAAATTACAGTACTTGGTAATGCACCTAGTTTATCTTCCTGTAAATCCTCTGTTAACAATTTTAAAATAGGGAATCAGCTCAAGGGGAAAAAGTTCTTTTTGATGATTGGTTCCAATTCAAAGCGCAAAAATATTGAACTAGTTGCACGTCAATTTGCCGATAATCCCTTATTGTCAGAAATTAAACTGGTTATTGTTGGCGGTGTTTTTTCTAACTTGGGAGGTGTTAGGCTTCCAGATGCGGAGAATATAATTCATTTGGGCTATGTAGCAGATAGTGAGCTGGTGAATCTGTATCAAAATGCGCTAGGGTTGATCTTTCCTTCTTTATATGAAGGATTTGGTATTCCTGTAGTAGAAGCAATGGGATTAGGCTGTCCGGTAATAGTTTCAAATATTCCCGTTATGCGTGAAATTTGTGGGGAAGCTGGTCTCTATTTTAATCCAGAGAATGCTGATGGCTTGGTAAATCATCTACTTCATTTACAAAGCGATGCATACTATTCTAGCCAAGCCATAAAGGTTATTCAGCAGTCTTATAACTATAAGTGGGCAAAATTTGCTAAAATCATGTTAGATTCAATTATTACTCTAAAAGAAACGAATGAAAGTAGCAATAGTTCATGA
- a CDS encoding glycosyltransferase family 4 protein, with protein MKVAIVHDWLYTYAGAEKVLERIINCFSEADLFSLIDFLPENKRDFIQNKPVKTSFIQKMPFARTKHRHYLPLMPLAIEQLDLRSYDLVISSSHAVAKGILTSPHQLHICYCHSPIRYAWDMQHQYLEEANLTRGVKSWLTRYLLHKIRLWDYRTANGVDYFIANSKFIASRIWKTYRREAQVIYPPVDISKFALYEGVREDYYLTASRFVPYKKIVLIAESFKAMPERKLKIVGTGPDASKIKEIANSSTNIEYLGFVEDDELISLMRKARAFVFAAEEDFGIIPVEAQACGTPVIAYKRGGSAETVIDAPVSSRSGVFFTEQSVNAIVDALARFEELPEIEPAICRANAEQFSVARFCSEFKDFVHSKYDEFLSGKS; from the coding sequence ATGAAAGTAGCAATAGTTCATGACTGGCTTTATACTTATGCGGGTGCAGAGAAGGTTCTTGAACGGATAATTAACTGTTTTTCGGAAGCTGATTTATTTAGTTTAATAGATTTTCTTCCCGAGAATAAGCGCGATTTTATCCAGAATAAACCCGTTAAGACGTCCTTTATCCAGAAAATGCCGTTTGCCAGAACGAAACATCGGCATTATTTACCACTAATGCCACTTGCCATAGAGCAATTGGATTTAAGGTCGTATGATCTTGTAATTAGTAGTTCGCATGCCGTTGCCAAAGGTATTTTGACATCCCCGCACCAATTACATATCTGTTATTGTCATTCGCCAATCCGTTACGCTTGGGATATGCAGCATCAGTATCTGGAAGAGGCTAATTTAACTAGGGGTGTTAAGTCTTGGTTGACTCGGTATTTATTGCATAAAATTCGCTTATGGGATTATCGGACGGCAAACGGGGTTGATTATTTTATTGCTAATTCAAAATTTATTGCAAGCCGTATTTGGAAAACATATCGGCGGGAAGCTCAGGTAATTTATCCACCAGTAGATATTAGCAAATTTGCTTTATATGAAGGCGTACGTGAAGATTATTATTTGACTGCATCTCGATTTGTACCATATAAGAAAATAGTTTTGATTGCTGAGTCCTTTAAAGCGATGCCAGAGCGCAAATTGAAAATAGTTGGAACTGGTCCGGATGCTTCGAAAATTAAAGAAATAGCCAACTCTTCAACAAATATTGAATATCTTGGTTTTGTGGAAGATGATGAGCTAATTTCTCTAATGCGAAAAGCTAGGGCTTTTGTTTTTGCTGCTGAGGAGGATTTTGGTATCATTCCAGTTGAAGCGCAGGCATGTGGAACTCCAGTAATTGCATATAAGCGGGGTGGTAGTGCCGAAACAGTTATTGATGCTCCAGTATCATCAAGAAGTGGAGTGTTTTTTACTGAGCAGTCAGTGAATGCCATTGTTGATGCCCTAGCTAGATTTGAAGAATTGCCAGAAATTGAACCTGCTATTTGTAGAGCAAACGCAGAGCAGTTCTCAGTAGCGCGTTTTTGCTCAGAATTTAAAGACTTTGTCCATTCTAAGTATGATGAATTTTTGTCTGGTAAGTCATGA
- the wbaP gene encoding undecaprenyl-phosphate galactose phosphotransferase WbaP — MIKKTHIQKYSVIAADIIAVFISYYWATQFTNFYHGTSYHQLNLHHWPWLKALDLLMLIMLMWHRQLYFKRRPNWEDLRLTYRALITLFLINLPILFIKNNHGNANTLFIFFWSSLFLTIPIIRSSIKLGLSYLRLWQRNVYIVGVNEEAFAAYKLLQPSRLLGYDVKALVDLKFQTRSVKIGNSELPIIDIHQLFTKPKDSEIVLCLSNKSLAAHTKLINHLQQYFLSVVIIPEIKGLPLYGIEVNPFFGNEQILMRLENNLSSRFNRFIKYCFDLILAIIVFPVFAVILILVSFLIYIEDKNKPIFSQIRVGADGKLFKCFKFRTMSVDAEAIMKKWQTENHPIYQEYVLNNFKLKNDPRITKIGKFLRKTSLDELPQVLNVFLGQMSMVGPRPLIPSEIKDYHEGLFYYQQVRPGITGLWQISGRSETSFADRCRLDTWYVRNWTLWADVVILIKTFQTLVLRHGAY; from the coding sequence ATGATAAAAAAAACTCATATTCAGAAATATTCGGTAATCGCAGCAGATATAATTGCTGTTTTTATAAGCTATTACTGGGCAACCCAGTTTACCAATTTTTATCATGGTACTAGCTATCATCAGCTTAATCTCCATCACTGGCCATGGCTTAAAGCTCTCGATCTACTCATGCTTATCATGCTAATGTGGCATCGCCAGTTATATTTTAAACGTAGGCCGAATTGGGAAGACTTGCGACTAACTTATCGAGCACTAATTACATTGTTCCTCATAAATTTACCAATTTTATTTATCAAAAATAATCATGGGAATGCAAATACTTTATTTATATTTTTCTGGAGTAGCTTGTTTTTAACTATTCCTATCATTCGAAGTAGTATTAAGCTTGGTTTGTCTTATTTGCGATTATGGCAGCGTAATGTATATATTGTTGGTGTAAATGAAGAGGCTTTTGCCGCGTATAAGCTTCTTCAGCCATCGCGTTTACTTGGTTATGATGTAAAAGCCCTTGTTGATCTGAAATTTCAGACTAGAAGCGTAAAAATTGGTAATTCTGAGTTACCGATTATTGATATCCACCAGTTATTTACCAAGCCCAAGGATTCAGAGATTGTTTTATGTTTGAGTAATAAATCTTTGGCGGCGCATACAAAATTGATTAATCATTTACAACAGTATTTTTTATCAGTGGTTATTATTCCTGAAATAAAAGGTTTGCCTTTGTATGGTATTGAAGTAAACCCATTTTTTGGCAATGAGCAAATTTTAATGCGTCTTGAAAATAATCTCTCAAGTAGATTCAATCGTTTTATTAAATACTGTTTTGACCTGATTTTGGCTATAATTGTATTTCCAGTATTTGCAGTAATTCTGATTCTTGTTTCATTTCTAATCTATATCGAGGATAAAAATAAACCAATTTTTTCTCAAATAAGAGTTGGTGCGGATGGTAAACTGTTTAAGTGTTTTAAGTTTAGAACAATGTCGGTTGATGCCGAGGCTATTATGAAAAAATGGCAGACAGAGAATCATCCGATTTATCAGGAGTATGTTCTTAATAATTTTAAATTAAAGAATGACCCACGGATTACCAAGATAGGTAAATTTCTACGCAAAACCAGCTTGGATGAATTACCCCAGGTGCTAAATGTTTTTTTAGGACAGATGAGTATGGTTGGACCACGTCCGCTTATTCCCTCAGAAATAAAGGACTATCACGAAGGACTTTTTTATTATCAGCAGGTTCGCCCTGGGATTACCGGGCTTTGGCAAATCAGTGGGCGGAGTGAAACTTCATTTGCTGATCGTTGTCGGCTTGATACTTGGTATGTAAGGAATTGGACGCTCTGGGCGGATGTCGTAATTCTGATAAAAACATTTCAAACACTTGTATTAAGACATGGAGCGTATTAA
- the infC gene encoding translation initiation factor IF-3 translates to MSTEKQARINEAITVSEVRLIIDDTGEQLGVVSIAEAMAKAEELELDLVEISPNANPPVCKIMDFGKFKYHEQKKAHAAKQKQKQVHVKEIKLRPVTDDHDYEIKLKNAKRFLEDGDKVKFIVQFRGREMAHQELGLRYLERAQQDLLDVVVVESIPKVEGRNAIMIVAPKKKK, encoded by the coding sequence ATAAGTACTGAAAAACAAGCAAGAATAAATGAAGCCATTACTGTATCTGAAGTGCGCTTAATTATTGATGATACCGGAGAGCAGTTAGGAGTAGTTTCAATAGCTGAGGCAATGGCTAAGGCTGAAGAGCTTGAACTTGACCTAGTTGAAATATCGCCAAATGCCAATCCTCCAGTATGCAAAATCATGGATTTCGGCAAATTTAAGTATCATGAGCAAAAAAAAGCCCATGCAGCTAAACAAAAGCAGAAGCAAGTTCATGTTAAAGAAATTAAATTGCGTCCGGTAACTGATGATCATGATTATGAAATTAAGTTAAAAAATGCTAAAAGATTTCTTGAAGACGGTGATAAGGTTAAATTTATTGTTCAATTCCGTGGTCGGGAAATGGCACATCAAGAGCTTGGTTTACGTTATCTTGAGCGTGCACAGCAAGATCTACTTGATGTGGTAGTAGTTGAGTCTATACCAAAGGTAGAAGGGCGTAACGCAATAATGATTGTTGCACCTAAAAAGAAAAAATAA
- a CDS encoding glycosyltransferase → MKVSGFTFLRNGTILGYPYIESLKSLLAVCDEVVVALGNSDDDTYERVKAIDDPKLKIILTTWNENMQDRGYTYAQQKMIAQFNCTGDWAFYLEGDEVIHEKDYGLIRSVMEKYKDDKEVEALVFDYYHFYGSPQTYAYSPRWYRKAPRIIRNSVRSWAPDGLFWLIMNENRRGRYPNAAAVGCHLYHYGHIRSVVKMNEKQKRVERYWGKTPKEFLGYGDIDPDTIKQFVGSHPLIASEWLENEAEQIFTPNPDYQLSKRDKKHRLMMKIEKLFGGIDLAKKHFKLIR, encoded by the coding sequence ATGAAAGTTAGTGGCTTTACTTTTCTGCGTAATGGCACAATTTTAGGCTATCCTTATATTGAGAGCTTGAAATCATTATTAGCAGTTTGTGATGAGGTCGTTGTTGCGTTGGGAAATAGCGATGATGACACCTACGAAAGAGTGAAAGCCATTGATGATCCGAAGCTTAAAATAATTCTGACTACTTGGAATGAGAATATGCAGGATCGCGGCTATACTTATGCACAGCAGAAGATGATAGCACAATTTAACTGCACTGGCGATTGGGCATTTTACCTTGAAGGTGATGAAGTAATTCATGAGAAAGATTATGGGTTAATTCGTTCAGTAATGGAGAAATATAAAGATGATAAGGAAGTCGAGGCGTTAGTTTTTGACTATTATCATTTTTATGGTTCGCCGCAAACTTATGCTTATTCACCGCGTTGGTATCGCAAAGCTCCACGGATTATTCGTAACTCTGTTCGTAGTTGGGCACCAGATGGCTTATTTTGGCTAATTATGAATGAAAATCGTCGAGGTCGCTATCCAAATGCTGCCGCTGTGGGTTGTCATCTTTATCATTACGGGCACATTCGTTCGGTGGTTAAAATGAATGAAAAGCAGAAACGTGTTGAGCGCTACTGGGGAAAAACGCCAAAAGAGTTTTTGGGTTATGGTGATATTGACCCTGATACTATAAAGCAATTTGTGGGTTCACATCCACTTATTGCTAGTGAGTGGCTAGAAAATGAAGCCGAGCAAATATTTACTCCAAATCCAGATTATCAGCTTTCAAAGCGGGATAAAAAGCATCGATTGATGATGAAAATTGAAAAGTTGTTTGGTGGAATTGATTTAGCTAAAAAGCATTTTAAACTGATTCGTTAA